One genomic segment of Helianthus annuus cultivar XRQ/B chromosome 14, HanXRQr2.0-SUNRISE, whole genome shotgun sequence includes these proteins:
- the LOC110903661 gene encoding wall-associated receptor kinase-like 2 isoform X2 → MMNHARALTGCSTNCLNGSTVSDGNNCLGFSCCQTTIPYYLKSYHINLTRLERQGGDGACVSAFLVDKNSYDEGRSSDSLIPISLLWTLADRDYDQVTCRYYYRDRLKVDVGNGTTMDTWKCSCGRPFQGTSYLLDGCQVVIITSGLGLIAVIYTSYKLIKKTITKRRRKSVFKRINGGLLLKQQEEIDPSLVDKTILFTSRELAKATDNFNQNRILGKGGQGIVYKGMLTDGRIVAVKKSTLVDESQLEQFINEVVILSQVNHRNVVKLLGCCLETEVPLLVSEFIPNGTLYDRIHDESHELPLSFNMRLQIATEVAQALSYLHSATSIQIYHRDIKTTNILLDDKYRAKVSDFGTSRCVSTDQTHLTTLVKGTLGYLDPEYFHSSQFTEKSDVYSFGVVMAELLTGEMPISLTGFGENRSLVAHFMLAMEEGRVMSIFDALVIKEGTRNELLVLANLAMQCLNPVGKNRPTMKEVAAELEIIRTSHIPFMVQNNIGQVMHGEEISMLSYGESTSTSTFLSFNDRISQ, encoded by the exons ATGATGAACCATGCGCGTGCTCTCACGGGATGTTCTACAAATTGTCTTAATGGCAGTACTGTTAGCGACGGAAACAACTGCCTTGGCTTTTCTTGCTGTCAAACAACGATTCCTTATTATCTTAAGTCGTACCACATCAATCTCACGCGGTTAGAAAGACAAGGTGGAGATGGAGCGTGCGTGTCTGCCTTCTTGGTGGATAAGAATTCATATGACGAAGGAAGGTCTTCTGACTCTTTGATTCCCATATCACTTCTGTGGACTCTAGCAGACCGTGACTACGATCAAGTAACTTGTCGTTATTATTACCGTGATAGACTCAAAGTGGATGTGGGTAATGGTACTACAATGGATACATGGAAATGTTCATGTGGTAGGCCTTTCCAAGGAACCTCTTATTTATTGGATGGATGCCAAG TTGTCATCATAACCTCTGGGTTAGGTTTAATAGCAGTCATCTATACATCATACAAGCTAATCAAGAAAACAATAACCAAAAGACGAAGAAAGAGCGTTTTTAAACGCATTAATGGTGGTTTATTGTTGAAGCAACAAGAAGAGATTGACCCGTCTTTAGTTGATAAAACCATACTTTTCACATCACGTGAGTTGGCGAAGGCCACTGACAACTTCAATCAGAATAGAATTCTAGGAAAAGGAGGCCAAGGTATAGTCTACAAAGGTATGTTAACCGATGGAAGGATTGTGGCTGTCAAAAAATCAACATTAGTTGATGAAAGCCAATTAGAACAGTTCATCAATGAAGTGGTCATTCTTTCACAAGTCAATCACCGAAATGTGGTCAAGTTATTGGGGTGTTGCTTAGAGACAGAGGTTCCTCTGCTAGTTTCTGAGTTCATTCCAAATGGGACCTTGTATGATCGCATTCACGACGAGAGTCACGAGTTACCATTATCTTTTAACATGAGGCTACAAATTGCTACAGAGGTTGCCCAAGCACTTTCTTACTTGCATTCGGCTACTTCTATTCAAATATATCATAGAGACATAAAAACTACTAATATACTTTTGGATGATAAGTATAGAGCCAAAGTTTCTGATTTTGGAACTTCAAGGTGTGTATCAACTGATCAAACTCACTTGACTACCTTAGTCAAGGGTACATTAGGCTACTTAGATCCCGAGTATTTTCACTCTAGCCAATTCACAGAAAAAAGTGATGTATATAGTTTTGGAGTTGTTATGGCTGAACTCTTAACAGGAGAAATGCCCATTTCCTTAACTGGATTTGGTGAAAATAGAAGTTTGGTTGCACACTTTATGTTGGCTATGGAAGAAGGGCGTGTTATGTCTATTTTTGATGCATTGGTGATTAAAGAAGGTACTAGGAATGAGCTTCTGGTTTTAGCTAACCTAGctatgcaatgcttgaatccggtTGGAAAGAACAGGCCAACAATGAAAGAAGTAGCTGCAGAGCTTGAAATCATACGAACATCGCATATTCCCTTCATGGTTCAAAACAACATCGGACAGGTGATGCATGGTGAAGAAATATCCATGCTATCATATGGTGaatcaacatcaacatcaacattTTTGAGTTTCAATGATAGGATTAGTCAATGA
- the LOC110903661 gene encoding wall-associated receptor kinase-like 2 isoform X1 has protein sequence MMNHARALTGCSTNCLNGSTVSDGNNCLGFSCCQTTIPYYLKSYHINLTRLERQGGDGACVSAFLVDKNSYDEGRSSDSLIPISLLWTLADRDYDQVTCRYYYRDRLKVDVGNGTTMDTWKCSCGRPFQGTSYLLDGCQATEECARCESIDRGYCEYIETYYVDGLAKEWNFTCRSRIRYTRSYSYMAVMITITVVVIITSGLGLIAVIYTSYKLIKKTITKRRRKSVFKRINGGLLLKQQEEIDPSLVDKTILFTSRELAKATDNFNQNRILGKGGQGIVYKGMLTDGRIVAVKKSTLVDESQLEQFINEVVILSQVNHRNVVKLLGCCLETEVPLLVSEFIPNGTLYDRIHDESHELPLSFNMRLQIATEVAQALSYLHSATSIQIYHRDIKTTNILLDDKYRAKVSDFGTSRCVSTDQTHLTTLVKGTLGYLDPEYFHSSQFTEKSDVYSFGVVMAELLTGEMPISLTGFGENRSLVAHFMLAMEEGRVMSIFDALVIKEGTRNELLVLANLAMQCLNPVGKNRPTMKEVAAELEIIRTSHIPFMVQNNIGQVMHGEEISMLSYGESTSTSTFLSFNDRISQ, from the exons ATGATGAACCATGCGCGTGCTCTCACGGGATGTTCTACAAATTGTCTTAATGGCAGTACTGTTAGCGACGGAAACAACTGCCTTGGCTTTTCTTGCTGTCAAACAACGATTCCTTATTATCTTAAGTCGTACCACATCAATCTCACGCGGTTAGAAAGACAAGGTGGAGATGGAGCGTGCGTGTCTGCCTTCTTGGTGGATAAGAATTCATATGACGAAGGAAGGTCTTCTGACTCTTTGATTCCCATATCACTTCTGTGGACTCTAGCAGACCGTGACTACGATCAAGTAACTTGTCGTTATTATTACCGTGATAGACTCAAAGTGGATGTGGGTAATGGTACTACAATGGATACATGGAAATGTTCATGTGGTAGGCCTTTCCAAGGAACCTCTTATTTATTGGATGGATGCCAAG CTACGGAAGAGTGTGCAAGGTGTGAAAGTATAGATCGAGGTTACTGCGAATATATCGAAACATATTATGTTGATGGCTTAGCTAAAGAATGGAACTTCACTTGTAGAAGTAGAATTCGTTATACTCGTTCATACTCATACATGGCTGTTATGATTACTATAACTGTTG TTGTCATCATAACCTCTGGGTTAGGTTTAATAGCAGTCATCTATACATCATACAAGCTAATCAAGAAAACAATAACCAAAAGACGAAGAAAGAGCGTTTTTAAACGCATTAATGGTGGTTTATTGTTGAAGCAACAAGAAGAGATTGACCCGTCTTTAGTTGATAAAACCATACTTTTCACATCACGTGAGTTGGCGAAGGCCACTGACAACTTCAATCAGAATAGAATTCTAGGAAAAGGAGGCCAAGGTATAGTCTACAAAGGTATGTTAACCGATGGAAGGATTGTGGCTGTCAAAAAATCAACATTAGTTGATGAAAGCCAATTAGAACAGTTCATCAATGAAGTGGTCATTCTTTCACAAGTCAATCACCGAAATGTGGTCAAGTTATTGGGGTGTTGCTTAGAGACAGAGGTTCCTCTGCTAGTTTCTGAGTTCATTCCAAATGGGACCTTGTATGATCGCATTCACGACGAGAGTCACGAGTTACCATTATCTTTTAACATGAGGCTACAAATTGCTACAGAGGTTGCCCAAGCACTTTCTTACTTGCATTCGGCTACTTCTATTCAAATATATCATAGAGACATAAAAACTACTAATATACTTTTGGATGATAAGTATAGAGCCAAAGTTTCTGATTTTGGAACTTCAAGGTGTGTATCAACTGATCAAACTCACTTGACTACCTTAGTCAAGGGTACATTAGGCTACTTAGATCCCGAGTATTTTCACTCTAGCCAATTCACAGAAAAAAGTGATGTATATAGTTTTGGAGTTGTTATGGCTGAACTCTTAACAGGAGAAATGCCCATTTCCTTAACTGGATTTGGTGAAAATAGAAGTTTGGTTGCACACTTTATGTTGGCTATGGAAGAAGGGCGTGTTATGTCTATTTTTGATGCATTGGTGATTAAAGAAGGTACTAGGAATGAGCTTCTGGTTTTAGCTAACCTAGctatgcaatgcttgaatccggtTGGAAAGAACAGGCCAACAATGAAAGAAGTAGCTGCAGAGCTTGAAATCATACGAACATCGCATATTCCCTTCATGGTTCAAAACAACATCGGACAGGTGATGCATGGTGAAGAAATATCCATGCTATCATATGGTGaatcaacatcaacatcaacattTTTGAGTTTCAATGATAGGATTAGTCAATGA